Proteins encoded in a region of the Sphingomonas sp. OV641 genome:
- a CDS encoding metallophosphoesterase, whose product MTRALRTTLLILLLTAIAGVGLIVHAWREAHGPAVVRRGSIALPDWPAGAPPITVALASDIHVGGGAMSPARLVRVMDQIAAERPDLALIAGDFIHGHEAQTAHAAAPALTRAFRRLRPPLGTIAVLGNHDNDSDPAGVTAALRRAGVTVLENAAVRRGPLAVGGVGDDYSGHDRLAETARQLRALPGARLLLTHSPDLAPEMPADISLLLAGHTHCGQVVLPLVGALWIPARHGRRYACGIVREGQRTVVVGAGLGTSMLPLRLGAPPDVWLLRLHGTQRPAPRASR is encoded by the coding sequence ATGACTCGCGCGCTCCGCACCACGCTCCTGATCCTGTTGCTGACCGCTATCGCCGGCGTCGGGCTGATCGTTCATGCCTGGCGCGAGGCGCATGGCCCTGCCGTGGTGCGGCGCGGCTCAATCGCACTTCCCGATTGGCCCGCCGGCGCACCGCCGATCACGGTGGCGCTGGCGAGCGACATTCATGTCGGTGGCGGCGCCATGTCGCCCGCGCGGCTCGTGCGGGTGATGGATCAGATCGCGGCCGAACGCCCGGACCTCGCGCTGATCGCCGGTGACTTCATCCATGGGCATGAGGCGCAAACGGCGCACGCGGCGGCGCCGGCGCTCACCCGGGCCTTCCGACGGCTCCGCCCGCCGCTCGGAACGATCGCCGTACTCGGCAATCACGATAATGACAGCGATCCGGCCGGCGTGACGGCCGCGCTTCGCCGCGCCGGCGTCACCGTGCTGGAAAATGCCGCGGTGCGCCGCGGGCCTTTGGCGGTAGGGGGCGTGGGCGACGACTATAGCGGCCATGATCGATTGGCGGAAACGGCGCGGCAGCTACGCGCGCTTCCCGGCGCGCGCCTGCTCCTTACGCACTCCCCGGATCTCGCACCGGAAATGCCCGCTGACATATCGTTGCTGCTCGCCGGGCACACGCATTGCGGCCAGGTGGTCCTGCCGCTGGTTGGCGCCTTATGGATACCGGCGCGCCATGGCCGGCGCTACGCCTGCGGGATCGTCCGAGAGGGGCAGCGAACGGTGGTGGTCGGTGCCGGCCTCGGTACCAGCATGTTGCCGCTGCGGCTGGGCGCGCCACCGGACGTTTGGCTGCTTCGGCTGCACGGCACGCAGCGGCCGGCGCCCCGCGCCAGCCGCTGA
- a CDS encoding Dps family protein: MSDIAPDLKTPSDLRRNDTRSVADALNAALADCYALYLKTKNFHWHVSGPHFRDYHLLLDDQATQILGVTDAIAERVRKTGNVTLRSIGDISRRQTITDNDRDFVPAGEMLSELRDDNLKLVESFRVVKDAADAAKDNATSGIVDEWTDQAEERAWFLFEASRKA; encoded by the coding sequence GTGTCCGATATTGCCCCCGACCTGAAGACCCCGTCCGATCTGCGCCGCAACGACACCCGATCGGTTGCCGACGCGCTGAACGCCGCGCTGGCGGATTGCTATGCGCTGTACCTCAAGACCAAGAACTTCCACTGGCATGTCTCAGGCCCGCATTTCCGGGATTATCACCTGTTGCTGGACGATCAGGCGACGCAGATCCTGGGTGTGACCGACGCCATCGCGGAGCGTGTGCGCAAGACGGGCAATGTGACGCTGCGTTCGATCGGGGACATTTCGCGTCGCCAGACGATCACCGACAATGATCGCGATTTCGTCCCGGCGGGCGAGATGCTGAGCGAATTGCGTGATGATAATCTGAAGCTCGTGGAAAGCTTCCGCGTGGTGAAGGACGCCGCCGATGCGGCGAAGGACAATGCCACCAGCGGCATCGTGGACGAATGGACCGATCAGGCGGAGGAGCGTGCCTGGTTCCTGTTCGAGGCGAGCCGCAAGGCCTGA
- a CDS encoding TMEM165/GDT1 family protein: protein MAALVLGAICQAGDKTPWLAAILADRFRVPAVVIGATAVALAGNYTLGVVGAIILAPLLSQEACLLLLALALVLAALSTTIRSRSPDRLEGWRLGAPGTSTLGLAIMIFGDRMQFIVLALAARSELPWLAAVGGTIGALAITIPATLMGERQWLALPQRAIRLVSALMLGVAGIVIGLSAMRLI, encoded by the coding sequence ATGGCAGCCCTGGTGCTGGGCGCGATATGCCAGGCCGGCGACAAGACGCCGTGGCTGGCGGCGATTCTCGCCGACCGGTTTCGCGTACCGGCGGTCGTGATCGGCGCCACGGCGGTCGCGCTCGCCGGCAATTACACGCTGGGTGTGGTGGGGGCGATTATCCTTGCCCCGCTGTTGTCCCAGGAAGCGTGCCTGCTGCTACTGGCGCTCGCCCTGGTGCTGGCCGCGCTGAGCACCACCATCCGCTCCCGATCGCCCGACCGGCTGGAGGGATGGCGCCTGGGAGCACCGGGCACGAGCACGCTCGGCCTGGCGATCATGATCTTCGGCGATCGGATGCAGTTCATCGTCCTGGCGCTCGCCGCGCGGAGCGAGCTGCCCTGGCTGGCGGCGGTTGGCGGGACGATCGGTGCGCTGGCGATCACCATCCCCGCGACGCTGATGGGGGAACGCCAATGGCTTGCGCTGCCGCAGCGCGCGATCCGCCTTGTCTCCGCGCTTATGCTGGGCGTGGCGGGGATCGTCATCGGCCTGTCAGCGATGCGGCTGATCTGA
- the rpmG gene encoding 50S ribosomal protein L33, whose protein sequence is MAKPTTVKIKLVSSADTGFFYVTKKNPRTKTEKLSFNKYDPVVRKHVEFKEAKIK, encoded by the coding sequence ATGGCAAAGCCGACCACCGTCAAGATCAAGCTCGTCAGCTCGGCTGACACCGGCTTCTTCTATGTCACCAAGAAGAACCCCCGTACCAAGACGGAAAAGCTGAGCTTCAACAAGTATGATCCCGTCGTGCGCAAGCACGTCGAGTTCAAGGAAGCAAAGATCAAGTAA
- a CDS encoding GIN domain-containing protein, producing MIARFLCLLLLLAAVPAAAADRVVSVGSFERVRVDGPFEVRIVTGASPGATIKGDRDLIERVAIAVNGATLTVRMGSGGWGERFAKANAAAAIITLSTPRLGNLAVSAGARTTVNRMAGQQVAVAVHGAGSLTIDRIEADQFTASLLGSGALTVAGQANRARLSSDGTGTIDAAKLAVKDLTVQLNGLGETTAMARQTAQVTTTGLGRVIITGPAKCTVRAAAGGPVVCGTRK from the coding sequence ATGATCGCGCGCTTTTTATGTCTTCTGCTGCTCCTGGCGGCTGTGCCAGCGGCCGCGGCGGATCGGGTCGTCTCCGTCGGCAGTTTCGAGCGGGTACGCGTTGACGGCCCCTTTGAGGTGCGGATCGTCACCGGCGCTTCGCCGGGCGCGACGATCAAGGGCGATCGCGACCTGATCGAGCGGGTCGCGATCGCGGTGAATGGCGCGACCCTAACCGTTCGGATGGGCTCGGGCGGTTGGGGCGAGCGATTCGCCAAGGCCAATGCCGCGGCGGCGATCATCACCCTTTCCACGCCGCGCCTAGGCAATCTGGCAGTGTCCGCCGGGGCGCGCACCACCGTCAATCGCATGGCCGGGCAGCAGGTGGCGGTCGCCGTCCATGGTGCCGGCAGCCTGACGATCGACCGGATCGAGGCCGATCAGTTCACCGCATCGCTGCTGGGCTCCGGGGCGCTGACGGTCGCCGGGCAGGCGAATCGGGCGCGGCTGAGCAGCGACGGAACCGGTACCATCGACGCGGCCAAACTGGCGGTGAAAGATTTGACGGTGCAACTGAACGGCCTGGGTGAAACCACGGCAATGGCGCGTCAAACCGCGCAGGTCACCACGACCGGGTTGGGCAGGGTCATCATCACCGGGCCGGCGAAATGTACCGTGCGCGCGGCGGCGGGCGGGCCAGTGGTCTGCGGGACGCGCAAATAG
- a CDS encoding head GIN domain-containing protein: MRGSALALLIPLAACGVWSGDDDTPSIAGTGSGNERSYAVADFSSIDQRGPDDVDVRVGTGFSVRAEGEPDVLSRVKIAKDGDRLLITRQGSGINWSSGSVKIYVTMPRIEAARLAGSGDIAVDRIEGAKFDGSIAGSGTLDLGRVGVDQLELSIAGSGSAKAAGEADALAVNIAGSGDVEAAGLRAASADVNIAGAGNIRAVVNGPAKVAIMGAGDVDLGPQAKCEITKVGAGDVRCGG; encoded by the coding sequence ATGCGCGGTTCGGCTTTGGCTCTCTTGATCCCGTTGGCGGCATGTGGCGTCTGGTCGGGCGATGACGATACGCCCAGCATTGCCGGCACCGGCAGCGGAAACGAGCGCAGCTATGCCGTCGCTGACTTTTCCAGCATCGACCAGCGCGGACCTGACGACGTGGACGTTCGCGTCGGAACCGGATTTTCCGTGCGGGCGGAGGGCGAGCCCGACGTGCTTTCGCGCGTGAAGATCGCCAAGGATGGCGACCGTCTGCTGATCACCCGGCAGGGCAGCGGGATCAACTGGAGCTCGGGCTCGGTAAAGATCTACGTCACCATGCCGCGCATCGAGGCGGCGCGGCTGGCAGGATCAGGCGACATCGCGGTGGACCGGATCGAGGGCGCCAAGTTCGACGGCAGCATTGCAGGCTCGGGCACGCTGGACCTCGGCCGAGTGGGCGTCGACCAGCTTGAGCTTTCGATCGCCGGCTCTGGCAGTGCGAAGGCGGCGGGCGAAGCGGATGCGCTGGCGGTGAACATCGCGGGCTCTGGCGACGTGGAGGCGGCGGGGCTGCGTGCCGCCAGTGCCGATGTGAACATCGCGGGTGCTGGCAACATCCGCGCGGTGGTGAACGGACCCGCCAAAGTGGCCATCATGGGAGCGGGCGATGTTGACCTCGGCCCGCAGGCGAAGTGCGAGATCACCAAGGTCGGCGCTGGCGACGTGCGCTGCGGCGGCTGA
- a CDS encoding GIN domain-containing protein: MRPTAYLLTLMLGVAATGAQAEEIAGQREGDALIYRVGDFDSVGLGTSATVDVRVGPSWSVRVNGPAEAVARLKIDREGRALSIRPRNNWRNNRSAADQQVRVSITMPRLASASIGGSGRMTVDRVTGESLRASVGGSGSLSLGTVAVGDLAVSIGGSGDISAAGRAERLTVRNSGSGRFAAPDLRARSATVSAAGSGRVRALVDGPATVSLAGSGVVELGKGARCTVRRAGSGRAICGG; the protein is encoded by the coding sequence ATGCGTCCGACGGCCTATCTGCTCACCCTCATGCTTGGCGTCGCGGCAACGGGCGCCCAGGCAGAAGAAATCGCCGGGCAGCGGGAGGGGGATGCGCTGATCTATCGCGTTGGCGATTTCGACAGTGTCGGGCTTGGCACCTCGGCCACGGTGGACGTGCGGGTCGGCCCATCCTGGTCGGTGCGTGTCAACGGGCCGGCAGAGGCGGTGGCGCGCCTGAAGATCGATCGCGAAGGGCGCGCGCTCAGCATTCGCCCGCGCAACAATTGGCGCAACAACCGCTCGGCGGCGGATCAGCAGGTCCGCGTCAGCATCACCATGCCCCGACTGGCGAGTGCCAGCATCGGGGGCTCCGGCCGGATGACGGTGGACCGGGTGACGGGTGAGAGCCTGCGCGCCAGCGTGGGCGGATCGGGCAGCCTGTCGCTCGGCACGGTGGCAGTGGGCGACCTGGCGGTATCGATCGGCGGATCGGGCGACATTTCAGCCGCGGGCCGCGCCGAGCGCCTGACAGTGCGCAATAGCGGATCCGGCAGGTTCGCCGCGCCTGATCTCCGGGCAAGAAGCGCCACCGTTTCCGCGGCAGGATCGGGCCGCGTGCGCGCCCTGGTCGATGGTCCCGCCACCGTGTCGCTGGCCGGCAGTGGGGTGGTCGAATTGGGCAAGGGCGCGCGCTGCACCGTGCGACGCGCAGGGAGCGGCCGGGCGATCTGCGGCGGCTGA
- a CDS encoding CarD family transcriptional regulator produces MAAKALHFDVGDYVVYPKHGVGRVIELQKQEIAGMQLELYVLRFEKEKMTLRVPTNKAESVGMRKLSSDKTMREAMETLKGKPKVKRTMWSRRAQEYEAKINSGDLVSIAEVVRDLFRADDQPEQSYSERQIFEGACSRLARELAAMEQIDEPAAQEKILEILRQAAAIYNKDKVPA; encoded by the coding sequence ATGGCTGCCAAGGCGCTGCATTTCGACGTCGGAGATTATGTTGTTTACCCGAAGCACGGTGTCGGCCGTGTGATCGAGCTGCAGAAACAGGAAATTGCCGGCATGCAGCTCGAACTGTACGTGCTGCGCTTCGAAAAGGAAAAAATGACGCTCCGCGTGCCGACCAACAAGGCCGAGAGCGTGGGGATGCGCAAGCTGTCGTCGGACAAGACGATGCGCGAAGCGATGGAAACGCTGAAGGGCAAGCCCAAGGTCAAGCGCACCATGTGGTCGCGCCGCGCGCAGGAATATGAAGCGAAGATCAACTCGGGCGACCTCGTGTCGATCGCCGAAGTGGTCCGCGACCTGTTCCGTGCCGATGACCAGCCCGAGCAGAGCTATTCCGAGCGGCAGATCTTCGAGGGGGCTTGCAGCCGTCTCGCCCGTGAGCTTGCCGCGATGGAGCAGATCGACGAGCCGGCCGCGCAGGAGAAGATCCTCGAGATCCTCCGCCAGGCTGCGGCGATCTACAACAAGGACAAGGTGCCGGCCTGA
- the fdxA gene encoding ferredoxin FdxA, translating to MTYVVTDACIRCKYMDCVEVCPVDCFYEGENMLVINPSECIDCGVCEPECPAEAILPDTENGLEQWLELNATFSGQWPNVTRKLDQTPADADEHKGEEGKYDKYFSAEPGTGD from the coding sequence ATGACCTATGTCGTCACCGACGCGTGCATCCGTTGCAAATATATGGATTGCGTCGAGGTGTGTCCGGTCGACTGCTTCTATGAGGGCGAGAACATGCTCGTCATCAATCCAAGCGAATGCATCGATTGCGGCGTGTGCGAGCCCGAATGCCCGGCCGAGGCGATCCTGCCCGATACGGAAAACGGTCTGGAACAGTGGCTGGAGCTGAACGCCACCTTCTCCGGCCAGTGGCCCAATGTCACGCGCAAGCTCGACCAGACGCCGGCCGATGCCGACGAGCACAAGGGCGAGGAAGGCAAGTACGACAAGTATTTCTCCGCCGAACCCGGCACCGGGGATTGA
- a CDS encoding RNA-binding S4 domain-containing protein, with translation MRLDRFLWFTRLAKTREVAQAMAVDGRLRINGRPVDRAHAPVRIGNVLTFFKAGSVHVLRVEALPQRRGPAPEARLCYRDLEAGAVAANESQKSDGD, from the coding sequence ATGCGCCTGGACCGTTTCTTGTGGTTCACGCGACTCGCCAAAACGCGCGAGGTGGCGCAGGCAATGGCGGTGGACGGGCGGCTGCGCATCAACGGGCGGCCCGTCGACCGAGCCCATGCGCCGGTGCGAATCGGCAATGTGCTGACCTTCTTCAAGGCGGGATCGGTGCACGTCCTGCGCGTGGAGGCCCTGCCGCAGCGCCGCGGACCTGCGCCCGAGGCGCGGCTGTGCTATCGTGATCTGGAAGCAGGCGCGGTCGCCGCGAACGAATCGCAGAAGAGCGACGGCGATTGA
- a CDS encoding helicase-related protein, with amino-acid sequence MARHDNARVTAVLGPTNTGKTHLAVERMVAHSSGMIGFPLRLLAREVYDRVVAMKGANRVALITGEERIVPKDARWFLCTAESMPVDRDVAFVGIDEAQLGADAERGHVFTDRLLHARGREETMILGSAALKPVVRSLVPGVEIVERPRFSDLSYAGAKKISRLPRRSAIVAFSAEEVYLVAEMLRRLRGGAAVVMGALSPRTRNAQVAMFQAGEVDYLVATDAIGMGLNMDVAHVAFAGLHKFDGRRRRRLTISEMAQIAGRAGRHQRDGTFGAVAEEGPEAFLPEEVLAIEAHRFPTLDWMFWRDGDPDLSSIDSLLASLSAPPQHETLRAAPESVDLAVLRRLAEDPAIRAQARGQVDRLWAVCGIPDFQKLGVEPHARFVARVFGHLSEGYLPHQWFADEVARLDRVDGDVEIIAGRVAAIRTWAYIAQRGDWLADPQHWAARTMAVEERLSDALHTSLTQRFVDKRTSVLMKQIGAGAGALPVEIGAEGEVTIDTHSIGHLQGFRFVVAPDARASDKRLLLATAEKQLTRERATRGQALSQAENAAFALTDGGTVIWQDHPVARLVRGRSLARPAVQLDEALDCLDPALRRSVTARIQAWVDDAVKAQLPVLATLAEMARDAAATPALRSVAAAIEAGGGLAQRLPVRGAVEALTPHDRHRLRKAGVTIGALDLFDPRMLKQRARAWREAVLAAAGAQVPDAPREGATVLPRGARGATLAAGFRPLGAQAVRVDLVERIARSAHDARPKGQGARAPFLPDPALATSIGLEPGTVARLMVELGFRPATEGRWAWRGRPAAKVARPRPDNAFAALAELAFD; translated from the coding sequence ATGGCTCGCCACGACAATGCCCGCGTCACAGCGGTTCTGGGGCCGACCAATACCGGCAAGACCCACCTCGCGGTCGAGCGGATGGTCGCGCATTCATCGGGAATGATCGGCTTTCCCCTGCGGCTGCTGGCACGGGAGGTCTATGATCGCGTGGTGGCCATGAAGGGCGCGAACCGCGTCGCGCTGATCACCGGCGAGGAGCGGATCGTTCCGAAGGACGCGCGCTGGTTCCTGTGCACGGCCGAAAGCATGCCGGTGGATCGCGACGTCGCCTTTGTCGGGATCGACGAGGCGCAGCTTGGCGCAGACGCGGAGCGGGGGCACGTGTTCACCGACCGGCTGCTGCACGCGCGCGGGCGCGAGGAAACCATGATCCTCGGCTCGGCCGCGCTGAAGCCGGTGGTCCGATCCCTGGTGCCAGGCGTGGAGATCGTGGAGCGACCGCGCTTTTCCGACCTTTCCTATGCCGGGGCGAAGAAGATCAGCCGGCTGCCGCGGCGATCGGCGATCGTCGCCTTCAGCGCCGAGGAGGTCTATCTCGTCGCCGAGATGCTGCGCCGGCTGCGCGGCGGGGCGGCGGTGGTGATGGGCGCGCTTTCCCCGCGCACCCGCAATGCGCAGGTCGCCATGTTTCAGGCGGGCGAGGTGGATTACCTGGTCGCGACCGATGCGATCGGCATGGGCCTCAACATGGATGTGGCGCATGTGGCGTTCGCCGGGCTGCACAAGTTCGACGGACGGCGCCGGCGCCGGCTGACCATTTCCGAAATGGCGCAGATCGCCGGGCGCGCGGGCCGGCACCAGCGCGACGGCACGTTCGGAGCCGTGGCGGAGGAGGGGCCGGAAGCGTTCCTGCCCGAGGAGGTGCTGGCGATCGAGGCGCATCGCTTCCCCACGCTGGACTGGATGTTCTGGCGCGATGGCGATCCTGACCTGTCGAGCATCGATTCGCTGCTCGCCTCGCTCAGCGCGCCGCCGCAGCATGAGACGTTGCGCGCCGCGCCCGAATCGGTCGACCTTGCCGTGCTGCGCCGGCTGGCCGAGGATCCGGCGATCCGGGCACAGGCGCGCGGGCAGGTGGATCGCCTGTGGGCGGTATGCGGCATTCCCGATTTCCAAAAGCTGGGCGTGGAGCCGCATGCCCGCTTCGTTGCCCGCGTGTTCGGGCATCTTTCCGAAGGATATCTGCCGCACCAATGGTTTGCCGACGAAGTGGCGCGGCTCGACCGGGTGGACGGCGATGTGGAGATCATCGCCGGCCGCGTCGCCGCGATCCGTACCTGGGCCTATATCGCGCAGCGAGGTGACTGGCTGGCCGATCCGCAGCATTGGGCGGCGCGCACCATGGCGGTGGAGGAGCGGCTGTCCGATGCGCTGCACACCAGCCTGACGCAGCGCTTCGTAGACAAGCGAACCAGCGTGCTGATGAAACAGATCGGTGCTGGCGCGGGCGCGCTGCCGGTGGAGATCGGCGCCGAGGGCGAAGTGACGATCGACACGCACTCGATCGGGCATCTCCAGGGCTTTCGCTTCGTCGTGGCGCCCGATGCGCGCGCGTCGGACAAGCGCCTGTTGCTGGCGACGGCGGAAAAGCAGCTGACGCGCGAGCGTGCGACGCGTGGCCAGGCGCTGAGCCAGGCGGAGAATGCGGCCTTCGCGCTGACCGACGGCGGCACCGTCATTTGGCAGGACCATCCGGTCGCCCGACTGGTGCGCGGGCGGTCGCTGGCGCGGCCCGCCGTTCAGCTGGACGAGGCGCTCGATTGCCTCGACCCCGCGCTGCGCCGCTCGGTGACTGCGCGAATCCAGGCATGGGTGGATGATGCCGTGAAGGCACAGCTTCCCGTGCTGGCGACGCTGGCCGAGATGGCGCGCGATGCGGCGGCCACGCCCGCGCTGCGCAGTGTCGCCGCCGCGATCGAGGCTGGCGGCGGGCTGGCGCAGCGGCTGCCGGTGCGCGGCGCGGTGGAGGCGCTGACGCCGCACGACCGGCACCGGCTGCGCAAGGCAGGCGTGACGATCGGCGCGCTTGACCTGTTCGATCCCCGAATGCTGAAACAGCGCGCGCGCGCGTGGCGCGAGGCGGTGCTAGCGGCGGCGGGCGCGCAGGTGCCCGATGCGCCGCGCGAGGGAGCGACGGTGCTGCCGCGCGGCGCGCGCGGTGCGACGCTTGCCGCCGGCTTTCGCCCGCTGGGGGCACAGGCGGTGCGCGTCGACCTGGTGGAGCGGATCGCGCGATCGGCGCATGATGCCCGCCCCAAGGGCCAAGGTGCGCGTGCGCCCTTCCTGCCCGATCCGGCGCTCGCCACCTCCATCGGGCTGGAGCCGGGGACGGTTGCGCGGCTGATGGTGGAACTGGGTTTCCGCCCCGCTACGGAAGGCCGCTGGGCATGGCGCGGGCGACCGGCGGCCAAGGTGGCGCGGCCGCGACCCGACAACGCCTTTGCCGCGCTGGCGGAGCTGGCCTTTGACTGA
- a CDS encoding M23 family metallopeptidase, translated as MELAGGAGARGFGRAVAPTRNLSWRDHLRSTLHEVEWVPDLGARIGSGTWWRGLATCTGLIAAALLTAPGIQPIPGFITTTMTSAEREEARTLSIAPLGLGASTGRRMAANDLVRPLAETPERPIIELTATLGSGDSFGAALQRAGVGRSDAARVADLVAGEVALGDLKPGTVLDLTLGRRHDRRAARPLEKIAFRARFDLNLAVHRQGDGLTLERRPIAIDRTPLRIQGLVGSSLYRSARAAGAPAKLVEAYIKTIAARTSIGAIDASDRFDIIADHARAATGEVQVGQLQYAGLDQGRKKLRLVRWEDGDGNGGQFWDANGQSERRGFMGMPVAGRVSSTYGMRRHPLLGFLRMHKGMDLAAPHGSPIYAPIEGRVVMAGRNRGYGNFVKLNHSGGVSSGYGHMSRIAVRPGQSVSRGQVIGYVGSTGLSTGPHLHWEVWKNGKTVNPRSISLSSVATLSGQKLRAFKAKVANLLAVPAAN; from the coding sequence TTGGAACTGGCCGGTGGCGCGGGTGCGCGCGGGTTCGGCCGTGCCGTCGCGCCGACGCGCAATCTGTCCTGGCGCGATCATCTGCGCAGCACGCTTCATGAGGTGGAGTGGGTTCCCGATCTCGGCGCCCGCATCGGCAGCGGCACGTGGTGGCGCGGCCTTGCCACGTGCACCGGCCTGATTGCCGCCGCATTGCTGACCGCGCCGGGCATTCAGCCGATCCCGGGCTTCATCACCACCACCATGACCTCGGCGGAGCGGGAGGAAGCGCGCACGCTCTCCATCGCGCCGCTCGGCCTTGGCGCTTCCACCGGCCGGCGCATGGCCGCCAACGATCTGGTCCGTCCTTTGGCCGAGACGCCGGAGCGGCCGATCATCGAACTCACCGCAACGCTGGGCAGCGGCGACAGCTTCGGCGCGGCGCTGCAACGCGCTGGTGTCGGCCGTAGCGATGCGGCGCGCGTTGCGGATCTGGTCGCGGGCGAGGTGGCGCTGGGCGATCTGAAGCCGGGCACCGTGCTCGACCTGACGCTTGGCCGTCGGCACGATCGCCGCGCCGCCCGGCCGCTGGAAAAGATCGCCTTTCGCGCGCGCTTCGATCTCAACCTCGCCGTGCATCGCCAGGGTGACGGGCTGACGCTGGAGCGGCGCCCGATCGCCATTGATCGCACGCCGCTGCGCATCCAGGGGCTGGTCGGCTCCAGCCTTTACCGCTCGGCCCGCGCCGCCGGCGCGCCCGCCAAGCTGGTCGAAGCCTATATCAAGACCATCGCCGCCCGCACCTCGATCGGCGCGATCGACGCGAGCGACCGGTTCGACATCATCGCCGATCACGCCCGCGCCGCGACCGGAGAGGTTCAGGTCGGACAGCTGCAATATGCCGGGCTGGATCAGGGCCGAAAGAAGCTGCGCCTCGTCCGCTGGGAGGATGGCGACGGCAATGGCGGCCAGTTCTGGGATGCCAACGGCCAGTCCGAGCGCCGCGGCTTCATGGGCATGCCGGTCGCCGGTCGCGTCTCCTCCACTTACGGCATGCGCCGCCATCCGCTGCTCGGCTTCCTGCGCATGCACAAGGGGATGGATCTCGCCGCCCCGCACGGCTCGCCGATCTACGCTCCCATTGAGGGCCGCGTGGTGATGGCCGGCCGCAACCGCGGCTATGGCAATTTCGTGAAGCTCAATCACTCGGGCGGCGTCTCGAGCGGCTATGGCCATATGAGCCGCATCGCCGTGCGCCCGGGCCAGTCGGTGTCGCGCGGCCAGGTGATTGGCTATGTCGGCTCCACCGGCCTGTCCACCGGCCCGCACCTTCATTGGGAAGTGTGGAAGAACGGCAAGACGGTAAACCCGCGTTCCATCTCCCTGTCGAGCGTCGCGACACTCTCCGGCCAAAAACTGCGCGCGTTCAAGGCAAAGGTTGCGAACCTGCTGGCGGTACCAGCGGCGAACTGA
- a CDS encoding NAD(P)/FAD-dependent oxidoreductase — protein MTDYDAIVLGAGAAGLMCAAVAGQRGRRVLVIDHAEKAGKKILISGGGRCNFTNIGTAPDRFLSANPHFARSALARYTPADFLALVERYGIAWHEKTLGQLFCDGSARQIVAMLLDECDKGHVDIALGQAIGAVDHADGRFRVTYGGREASAAALVIATGGPSIPKMGATGFAYDLARRFGLKVVEPRPALVPLTLSGEDPFRALAGVATEVVARSNKAQFREAMLFTHRGLSGPAVLQVSSYWRHGEPITVDLLPGHDEGWLRAAKRATPRAGVTKLLAGAMPQRLADALAQQLGVGGELANLPDAKLAAAEQRLAAWRFEPNGSEGFAKAEVTVGGVSTADLSSQTMEARRVPGLHVIGEAVDVTGWLGGYNFQWAWASGWAAGQAV, from the coding sequence ATGACCGACTATGACGCAATCGTGCTGGGCGCCGGCGCGGCGGGGCTGATGTGCGCCGCCGTGGCGGGGCAGCGCGGGCGGCGCGTGCTGGTGATCGATCATGCCGAAAAGGCCGGCAAGAAGATCCTGATCTCCGGCGGCGGGCGGTGCAATTTCACCAACATCGGCACCGCGCCCGACCGGTTCCTGTCGGCCAATCCGCATTTCGCGCGCTCCGCGCTCGCCCGGTACACGCCGGCAGACTTCCTGGCGCTGGTCGAGCGCTACGGCATCGCGTGGCATGAGAAGACGCTGGGGCAGTTGTTCTGCGATGGCTCCGCGCGGCAGATCGTCGCCATGCTGCTGGACGAATGCGACAAAGGGCATGTCGATATCGCGTTGGGGCAGGCGATCGGTGCGGTCGATCACGCCGACGGGCGGTTTCGCGTGACCTATGGCGGCCGGGAAGCCAGCGCGGCGGCGCTGGTGATCGCGACGGGCGGGCCTTCGATCCCCAAGATGGGGGCAACCGGCTTCGCTTACGATCTGGCACGGCGCTTTGGGTTGAAAGTGGTGGAGCCGCGGCCGGCGCTGGTGCCGCTGACGCTCAGTGGGGAGGATCCGTTCCGCGCGCTGGCGGGGGTCGCGACCGAGGTGGTAGCCCGCAGCAACAAGGCGCAGTTTCGCGAGGCGATGCTGTTCACGCATCGCGGGCTTTCCGGGCCGGCGGTGCTGCAGGTGTCCTCATACTGGCGGCATGGCGAGCCGATCACGGTGGATCTGCTGCCGGGGCATGACGAGGGGTGGCTACGCGCCGCCAAGCGCGCGACGCCGCGTGCGGGGGTGACGAAGCTGCTGGCGGGCGCGATGCCGCAGCGGCTGGCCGACGCGCTGGCGCAGCAGCTGGGCGTCGGCGGCGAGCTGGCGAACCTGCCTGATGCGAAGCTCGCCGCCGCGGAGCAGCGGCTGGCGGCGTGGCGGTTTGAGCCGAACGGCAGCGAGGGATTCGCCAAGGCCGAGGTGACGGTGGGCGGGGTATCTACCGCGGACCTGTCGTCGCAGACGATGGAGGCGCGGCGAGTGCCGGGGCTGCACGTGATCGGCGAGGCGGTGGACGTTACCGGCTGGCTGGGCGGATATAACTTTCAATGGGCCTGGGCGAGCGGCTGGGCGGCCGGGCAGGCGGTGTAG